The nucleotide sequence GCATTTCAGTTCTTGATAGATAGTTTATTGCAggggttttatttctgttgattGGAGGCGCAGAAGTTTGGTGGTATTTGTCACTCCGAATTGAGCTTATAAAGTGAATTCCATCTGTCGTAGGGGCATCAATATCATCTTGAGGGAAGCTCCTCCTGCAGAAGAATGTTCTTTAAtgtaaaattcagaaaagtaacCATCTAATCCATAAGATCACAGTAGTAATGTTTAAAGGGATTTTGTAGCAATTTATGCCAAAATTTTGCTTAACGTTTATTAAATACAGGAATAATGTTACTAGGTGACCTGAACTCCCCCTCCACCAAATTATACCaaccccttccttcttctccatcTTACAGAACCTACTCCATCGCTGCCATCAAATTCCGTTTTGCCTCTAATGCAGAGAAGGCTTTTGTAGGCTTTGGGGATGTTTTTTACCCTGTAGCAGTGGGGTAAGTGCTTCACAAGAGCATCTGCATTTCAGAAACGTAGCTGTGGAACTCGTATTGCTTGATCTTTCTTGCAGTCACAGGGGTATGTGGGCCGTAGCATTGTAAAATGATTTATGGCTTTTTTTATGATCatggggtgggagggagaagggaaggaaaccAATCTGTGATAGCAAAACTGAGAAATGAGAATATCAGGCGGAGAAATATTTCACGGGTTTAAACTTTCTACAAGATACCAGAGTTTCCCTGAGAACTAACACTTTTGGGTTTTTACCACTGTCCGGAATCTGTTTAGTCTTGGTGACCATGAAGACAAACTGTAGCAAGAAAAATTGTACATCACATTGCGAGTGGTTGAATGTTGGAAGCGCAGCCCACGCAAGCTGTTGGACCCGACTTTGGTGTTGGCCTTGCTTTGAGCTGGGTTTAGATATCCAGATGCGCCTTCAAATGTGAAGTGTTTCAAGAAGCCTTAAATTATTAGATTAAGAAgattattttgagaaaaaaacagaatgctTTTATGCATCTATGTGTATACCTTTTATATCTCATATTATGTGCCTTTACTCAGGTGAAAATTCTGTGTGTTCTGTGTAAGCTAGAGCTCTTCATGGCAGTTTTTTAAATAGACGGCTGTAGTGGGTGGATTTTGTAAAGAGCCTTTATATTCCAAATAACGAACTGATTTCTGCCCTAAATACAGAATCAATATGACTTCAGAGAGCAACCTCAAACACTAGTctgatgtaaaaaaaaccccaacaaacaaacacatacacacacaacaTTTTTTAGGTAACTACcgatttttcttcctttacttGATCTTTAAGCCGCGCTCCAAGCTGCAAGCTTTATAGAACAGAATTTTTCTGGaggcattaaaaacaaaaccagagtgtCCATATGATGTGGTGGACAGGGAAATGCCAGGGGCGGTtgagataaaaataaagcaaactgaaGAAACACCTTTATTCTGTAGGTTAAGGTGAAAGtggataaaagaaaataatactttaaaaaaaaaaaaggttgggcagaagaaagaaaggtaaggAGGTGGTATATATGTCAACATTGTCATTCAGGTCTGCATTGAAGTAAATAACTATTATGTTCTTCATCCCACGCTCTCAGCTGCATCTCCCTGCTCTAAtcaatgcctttttaaaaagattttacaGGAATGATTGTTGTCCATTTAATCCAGCTGTCCATCCAATATTTTAACAAAGACAGTCCTGAAAGCCTTCAAACTAGACATGAGTGGTGCGACCGAGACGCTTCTTTGTGCGCGGCAGGAATTGCTTCTGTCAGTCCTGTTGccgtacaaaaaaaaaagatacagaaaacaaatattgctATTTCCAAATAGAAGAAATGAGTAATAGGTTGTTTCCTTGTATGGAACTTCCAAATCTACCTCTGCGTGGACCTTTTCTGTCTGAGAAGCTTTATCTCTCGTCCCTACAGGGTCCCACACGTCACCGCTGCTTTCACAGGCTCTTTTCACACACAAAGCTCGAGCTCCTGcatctcctctgttttcagcagGATCAGATGGTGAGAGCCTTCTGTTTTGGGTGGTAGCTTCTGTTGTTTCTAGCTGATGTAACTCATAAAGAAGGTGTTGAGTTGCTCCTTCTATTCAGCTTGAAGAGTACTCGGTCCTTCTGATGGACGTAACCAGCTATGCAATTTATGTGCCATATAAAATATTGCCTTGGTGACAGCCATTAAATTCTTCCAACAGTTCTATCTTTCtcacttccttttctttatatgcaaatttaaaaaaaaccatccTGAAGCGCAGTTTAAAACTGTGCCAGAGTCCCTATGATGTCTCTAACCTGCAGATAGAAAACGTTCTCCGTAGAGCTTAGAGCGGCCTCCCATAGAACATTCCAGTATTGCCACATCTTGTAAAATTCTGTCTGCAATGTCATAGTTTTGTCAGAACTAACTGATTTCTGCTTTAATTTACACTTGCCTccatatatacataaaatgcaGTGCAAGTCAGTGCAGTCAGTCTGAAGTTTGCCCTGCTGCTCCTTAGAAAATGCCACCGGGAGAAGCTGAGGTGATAAAGCCACCGGCAGCTTGCAGCATGactttatttgttttctctttgtagtGAAGGAAGCCTGCTTGTATTTCCACAAAGAAatcactgggtttttttaaaatcactttggCCATTTAATTATAATTCATGACAGGGAAGCATTTTACCTGCATTGAAAACCAACCAGCAGACGTTGCCATCGATTTTTCTGTTCCCTCTTACCTGCTTAGCAGTATGTGGATTTCTTGTGCAAGACCTGACACATTTGGCTGACGTGGGTGCTTATTGCCAGGGTTGAGAACGCTGAGCACAGGGTTTTGGGCAGTTTTGCAGGTCTGACCTGTCCACAAGGTGACTCAGTAGTCGCCACAAGGTTTGAAAGCTTTAGGAGTCACCAGTATTCAAATCTGCCTGAAGTAGGATGACTGAGCATGTCATTTCTGTGGTCCACTTAATTTTAGGCTTTACCTTTGTTTATCTAACGTTCTCCGGTGTCTTTGAGGTTCCTAGTATCCATGTTAAGGTGTTTTGTCCCCTTGTTTCTGGGgagccccccaggagctgccaTTCCTGTGCACACCGGTgctgttctcctcctcctccccgcgggaggagtgggaagaggaggaatAAAAATTGCTTCCTATTGTTCTGCCCGTGGTATGGATAGCTATGGCTTAAAGCTGTACTCGGGGACTACATTTAGTCATTAAATCTGTTGTTGCAGCCATTTACAGTCCGGAGGTGTTGGgagtgattttaatttttttcttcagtccttcGATGGAGGAATTTGGCATTATCACACGCCGTTATTGCGAGCCGTTCTCACACTGCTGCATTCTATGCTGCTTCACATTTCTACAGACTTGTCACTCAGGCTTGGATCTTTGCTCCAGGCTATACTCGAAATACAAGATGTTAACCCAGGAGCAGCTTATTAAAATTTTGCCTGTGGTTTGCCTTGGAACTAGAAGAATTTAAATCACTCTAGTTTCTACTGACTTAGTTTGTTAAAGCCTCCGATACCATTCTTGACACATGTATTTTGCTGATCTAGCCCAGAATACTGTTTGGTACCtaaatttgctgtttctgtgtCTAAGGACGTGTGGAATGTCTGTGCAAGATAACTTTGATGATTGTACTTCTgctactggttttatttttaggaagCACGAAGTAAACAAAAGTTCCGAGTCCTTAACTGGGGAATAACAGCATCTATTTGCATGAATGGAGAGATCAGTTGATGGGGTTAAAAAGtctgtgctttgaaaaataacGTGTTACTCACAAGTATTTGTACTAAAACTGATGTTTGCTATTGAGTGGAGCAATTAAACATTGGTACAGTATTGAAACGAGTTGCAGATGAGTTCTAAAATAAATCTGCCTTAagtatgaaaataattaatttttaggGGACCGTAATTTTGTCTTTAAAGCAGGACAAAATTTGTGTCAAACCGCAGCAAATCGACGTTGTCTGTAAATGTTTAGCTTCGCAAAATAAGAGATGCACAGGAAATTAGCCATCTGAGAATAACTCTTAATGAACATTTTTAGTGAGCTGGTGATGGCAGTTTCTAAAATAACCTACACAGCTATAGGGAGTTGGGTGGACCGGAttgaaatgtgatttatttGGGGGgcgggtgtgtgtgtgtgtgtgtgtgtgtgtgtatcctCTGGACTTCAAACATTCTTTAAACCTTTGGCATCCAGTGGGGTTTGGAGCTCGGCTGTTGGAACGAGCGGGTCCCAGCACTTGGAACCTTGACCCCCACGGCCGCTTTCCCGCTCCCACAGCCGTTCCGTTCGGGTCCGCTCGGCCCCGCTCGGCTCCGTTCGGCCCCGCTCGGCTCCGTTCCCCCGCCGCGCTGCGGGGGGCgccgccggcccggccgccgTTACCAAGTGACAGCGGCGCGGCCAttggcggggccgggggggccggtCACCTTTGCAGCGCCCGGCTCGGCTGCATcggctggggagaggaggaggtggagagggagagggaggaggagcgGACTCAGGTGCAAGCAGTAATTTcaagggggaaggagagaaacaGCGACAGAAGCTCCAGCCGCGCCACAGTAAGTAGGACTCCCCTGTCAAGCAGTTCGTCGCAGCGGCTGATAAGGATGCGTGTAGGTGAGAGAGACTGCTGCCTTGCTTTAACCAAGAATTAGAGAAAGTAGTGATTTGATACgtgttttgttgctttataGACAAAGGGAAGGAATAGCCGGAAATATTCTGGGATGTTATAAAATCGAAAGGACTTTCTGTACAGCGTGGCGATGCACGGCAGGAAATTAACTCCAAAAAGAATGCTTTCTCTCAAACTGCTGCAACAGAATtggaaatttttcttttctagtacCTGAAATTCCTCCTGAAGACACAGCAAGGACTATCAAAAACATCAGAAAGATTCTGGTACTTTTAAAGAGACTTAAAGCAAACGCCAGCGTAATATCTGAATGACCTTGGAGATCATTTTCTGTGGATTCATTAATTTTCACTGCCAGTCTTCTGGTCTCAGGAACTCTAGGATGAAAGATGGGTTTAACAGTTTAGGggccttttaaaaagcaagattGTATACAATTAATTACCTGCCTAATGATTCCTGAACTAATCAAGCATTTacttaaaactgaaaacagaagatgcTTTCTTTTAACGTTTCCTTTCTCCATAACTGTGAATAAAATGAACAAGGTAATGTCCTGCAAttcaaagaacattttttaaagcaactgtTTATTATGCTGATCGTCTAATAAATATAGAAACCCTAAAACTACGTAGAAGATGAAGCCGAATAACAGAATAATGGAGTAGTAAACAATGGCAGCTTTTCTAGTCAAATCAGCATTTCATTAGCTTCCCAGCAGAATGCAGATGGAAGTTTCGGTTCTCGTTGTATGAGGGTTTGTGGAATGATTCAGGTGTTGCTACCGAGGTGAGCAATGTCATGGATAGAGCTGTGGACTCCTGTGTACTGACCCACTGAAGCAAATATGGCAGAGTTTCCAAAGATGCTGATTTTAAATTACCACTGCTGAAGTTAAATTCaagaggatttattttgtcGGTGGGGACCTTGAATTATGCTTTTGGCATTAATAATTGTAATGGACTATAAGTGTTGGAAGGAATTGTGAATATTGAGATAAGTCTCCAAATTATCtccttaaattattttcattttcaaaggaatAGACGTAATCTTCCTCATTGTATGCGAGATGTATGTTTGCTTTCTTGGGAGTCAGAGGACAGACCTGCCTTGTCCCCCACCCGTCTCCCTCCAAATAAAATTCATTATTCATACCCAAACAGTGGTGAGTCTATTGGAATTAACCTTGACAAAGATGTTTTCCTTACCTTTCCAATGAATAGCATGGATAATACAGAATACTGACTCCTGAATGGAGCCAGAAAAGACAGCATTAGATGATGAACTTTTTCCTTTACTCTCCAGTCAGTCTGTGATTTGAATTGGGACATTAAAAAGATAATCTCCAGTAACTGCTGGTCAAGGAAACCTGAGCTGTACTGGggtttctccttctcttccccccccctcacCCCATTATATTCCAAAGTAAATGACTTTCTCAGGAAAATAAGCAGAGATtccccccccttcctcccctggGAAATGAATGTGTCTCCTTCTTCGGTCAgtttttatttccatatttcaCAATACCTGTTTGTTTTAGAAGTGCCTTGTGTTTGCTAAAGATTGGTCAAGAGCACTGGAGGAGCTGATCAGTGGCCTTTctctttctggcttttttttttttcttctcttttgtttgtttgtttctttctttctttccttaaagCTAAGGTGTGCCAGAGGTGATGCCCTGATGCTGAGGAGGCATCAACAGCTATGGGACTGTAACCCTCCCAAATGTAAGCACTGGCAGTGTCTACCAAGAGAGACCGTGAGACGCTGAAGCAGAGCGTAGCTGCTGTTCAGCAGGTCATCTGCTCACTACGGCTCAGATTGCAGTGTTCCCCAGTCTCAAAACATGAACCAGTCCCGATGGATTGAATGGAGGACTCTGAATATGAGCAGTAGTGTTCTGAACGTCTCTGAACATCTCTCCTGCCCTCTTGGATTTGGTCACTACAATGCAGTTGACATCTGTATCCTTGAGACAGTTGTTATTGTCTTGCTAACATTCTTAATTATTGCGGGTAACTTAACTGTGatatttgtttttcactgtGCTCCACTTCTGCATCATTACACCACCAGCTATTTTATTCAGACCATGGCCTATGCCGATCTTTTTGTTGGAGTTAGCTGCCTGGTACCTACTTTGTCACTGCTCCACTACTCGACAGGTGTCCACGAGTCCTTGATGTGCCAAGTTTTTGGATATATCATCTCAGTGCTAAAAAGCGTATCTATGGCATGCCTGGCTTGCATCAGCGTGGATCGCTATCTCGCTATAACAAAGCCTCTCTCCTATAACCAGCTGGTCACACCTTGTCGCTTGAGACTCTGCATCATTTTGATCTGGATATACTCTTGTCTGAtcttcttgccttccttttttggTTGGGGAAAACCTGGTTACCATGGAGATATTTTTGAATGGTGTGCTACCTCCTGGCTAACTAATGCCTATTTCACTGGCTTTATCGTGTGCTTACTATACGCTCCTGCTGCCTTTGTCATATGTTTCACCTATTTCCACATCTTTAAAATTTGCCGGCAGCACACCAAAGAGATAAACGATCGGAGAGCTCGATTTCCTAGCCACGAAGTGGATGCTGCTGGGGAGACTGGGCACAGCCCCGATCGCCGCTATGCCATGGTCTTGTTTCGGATAACCAGTGTGTTCTACGTGCTGTGGCTCCCCTATATCATATACTTTCTGCTGGAGAGCTCTAGGGTGTTGGAAAACCCAGCGCTTTCCTTCTTAACGACGTGGCTTGCTATAAGCAATAGTTTCTGCAACTGTGTGATCTATAGCCTCTCCAACAGCGTTTTCAGGCTGGGACTGCGGAGACTGTCAGAGACAATATGTTCATCTTGTATGTGTTTAAAAGACAGGGACGTACGGGACCCTAAGCCGAGAAAACGGGCTAATTCCTGCTCCATTTAAAGAAAAGTGGCGCATGCGATCAAACGCGGAGGTTTGATAGTATTTGCTGTACCTGGAAACTTGCCAGGAGAGAAATGTTTACTTGAATAGTTTGCTGTGATGTTAGAGTGAGTTTCAAAGTGATTGCCGAGAAGGCGATGGCTGCTGTAAGAGGGGTCGCTGAGCTTGGGTAAAGCTCTTGTGCAGTTGTGAGCAGAGCAATTCGACAGAGACAACCGAGAAAGTCAGAACTAAAAATCTTCCAAAGGGCATGAAATAACTACCACATCAGAGGAGGTTCCTCATAAAATAAGTTAGTTACTACCTTCTATTTTCTCCCTTGTAGAAAAGTTGTCTTACTATCTTTGTGTCAGAATATACTGTAGCCTTCtgaatttaaatgtatttaagagGAAACAATCAGCAACACAGTAAGTGGCTATCCGTAAATTATATACTTGAGGACCGTAGTAAATATTGCAGCTAAATAATCAGCTCTATCTCTGCTCACATCTTGTACAATTTTCAGTTGTACGAGCAATCCGCCGCGCATAAAACCTACACTGGGCATGACGCTTTTGGATAAAATGGCACATTTTGGTACAAATTCCACAGAAGCTCTCCCTCTcgtttcccctttttcttttccatactGTGCATCCCTAGATCCGATCGTGTCCGAGTGGGTTAGTTTGAGGGCACCAAGGAGGTAACCGAGTTTCAAACCATTTATCCTGCAGAAAGCAATAGCCCctcctggctggctgagtaACTGCAGCTGCCGTGGACAAGGACTTCTTCAGTCTCTCCTCCTCTTGATCCTGTTAAATCAGCACACGGTATCGATGTAGTGTCCTTTAGGGTGTACTAAAGCTTCTCCTTTATCGGCTACACAGATAATCCTAATGCAAATATGATAATCGCACAGAACGGTGCGCATCACTGcttagaaaattaaaactaaCCCTTATCTTTGGGAAATCTAAATAGCTTACTGTCGTAGCTGTCAATCCGTTGTGTGAACCTAGCTTGcacatgctgtattttttttagagaaaatgTAAATTGTGGTCTGTGCCTAATGTTTTCCTAGCACATGGAATAGGTCAATGCTACAGGATTGAAAAATTACACTTGCTTTAAGAGAAATACTTCTGTGCAGTTGTTGAATAGCTGTTCGTTAGACAAGTGTTCTTGGAGGAGGTGAGCAAGACAGTTTAGTATTAAATACGGGCAAAAAGCTTCAGTATTTCCTTTTGTACTGAACTGATTTTCAGGTCCACTGATgaaatcttttttattttgcaagggCGCACATTAGGTTTGTGTAATAAATTTCCAGGGGTTCAGATGCATGCTAGTCAATaacatatttaaattattattttcaaccaaatgtaattttcttaGATGGTtattggctttttaaaaaggcCCAATTATTGATTATTGGTGCCTTTTAACACTGCACTATTATTCCTTCTTTCACCAAAACACATATGTAAAGATTGTGCCTATTACTTTTTGTAATGGAAGCTAACCACGCTTGCACACTTGTGGTTTGACTCTAGATCTCCCTTAATGATGTATTCTTTGTTCTGTTGAGGTGGTTCTGAACCCCTGTACATTTTTTAAACCTGTAAGAAAGTTGAAAAAATGGAATAAAGTAGTATTATGTATATCAAAACCAGCCTTGGCTTTAGTTCCCTGATGTCACGCTCCATTTGCTGTGGAAGTTCTTTTGGGTTGGGGCTCAGGAGTGAACAATTTAAACTCCAAACTCAAAGCTGCTTCCTTGCCATCTTAAACATTTATATACCAGTTTCTAGCATTGTACACTCTTAAAAGCAGATTGAAATAGGACTTGAAACATTCCTCTGTCTGAGCTGAGCCATTGCTAATGATTAGCCTTGACAGATACTGTGGAAAAATGAGTTGTGTTTTTGCATGTATCTTGTAATGCTCCATGTCTACAGGAATGTGTCGGCTGCCTTCTCTTGAGAAGCTGCTGATTATTTGGGAAGGCTCTCGTTGGCTGACTGCTGCTCTCTGAGGTTGTGTAACCCCGTCTCTTCTTACAAACACAACTTGGATTCAGTTCGTTTTGTCACCACTTTGCCATTGTTTCCTGCTTAGTAGGTCCTCAGCGTGCAAGACTTAGACAAGGAACAACGAAATAATCTCGTTTCTCACAACACAAGGGGCTGTTTTCACACCAATAAAGTAGTTTTGTGTCTGTGCTCCAGATCTGACCACTCACCGCTCCTGGTTTTTGTTGGTGATCCTGGTAACAAGTTTCTGTGGGACCTCCTGAAATTCAAGAACAGTTCTAGGAAATGTTTGAAGTTGAACTAACCTTTTTATTAAACCCAGCCTGAAGGCAGTAGATACATTGTTAACATGATACTATAACTGCAAATACGTAGAATTAACAGAAGCAAACTCCTCTGGATCGGCAGTGCCTTAGTCAAACCCTGCTTGTAGAACCTCAACAAAGAGTTGGCGCCCATCAACTCAAAGCTTTATTGCCTGCAAACGGCGGGTCAGAAAAGGGAGTTTCACTCCAGAGGCCGCGGCACAAGGTTTGCTCGCCAGCCCTAAAGGCAGAATTAGCAATACTTTTCATTCCACCATCGCCTGGAGTTCGCAGGTGGgac is from Columba livia isolate bColLiv1 breed racing homer chromosome 8, bColLiv1.pat.W.v2, whole genome shotgun sequence and encodes:
- the GPR52 gene encoding G-protein coupled receptor 52 yields the protein MNQSRWIEWRTLNMSSSVLNVSEHLSCPLGFGHYNAVDICILETVVIVLLTFLIIAGNLTVIFVFHCAPLLHHYTTSYFIQTMAYADLFVGVSCLVPTLSLLHYSTGVHESLMCQVFGYIISVLKSVSMACLACISVDRYLAITKPLSYNQLVTPCRLRLCIILIWIYSCLIFLPSFFGWGKPGYHGDIFEWCATSWLTNAYFTGFIVCLLYAPAAFVICFTYFHIFKICRQHTKEINDRRARFPSHEVDAAGETGHSPDRRYAMVLFRITSVFYVLWLPYIIYFLLESSRVLENPALSFLTTWLAISNSFCNCVIYSLSNSVFRLGLRRLSETICSSCMCLKDRDVRDPKPRKRANSCSI